One genomic region from Oncorhynchus gorbuscha isolate QuinsamMale2020 ecotype Even-year linkage group LG13, OgorEven_v1.0, whole genome shotgun sequence encodes:
- the LOC123992487 gene encoding intraflagellar transport protein 20 homolog isoform X2 translates to MAKDPLGEAGLHFDELNKLRVLEPEVDQKTRELKEECDDFVDKIGQFQKIVGGLIELVDELAKEAEMEKMKAIGARNLLKSVAKQREAQQQQLQALIAEKKMQLERYRIEYEALSKVEAEQNEFIEQFILQK, encoded by the exons ATGGCGAAAGACCCGTTGGGTGAAGCTGGTCTTCATTTTGATGAACTCAACAAGCTGCGGGTGCTGGAACCAGAGGTGGACCAGAAGACCAGGGAGCTCAAAGAGGAGTGTGACGACTTTGTTGACA AAATCGGCCAGTTTCAGAAGATAGTGGGTGGTCTCATCGAGCTGGTGGATGAATTGGCTAAAGAGGCAGAGATGGAAAAGATGAAG GCTATTGGAGCCAGGAACCTGTTGAAGTCTGTGGCCAAGCAGAGGGAGGCCCAGCAACAGCAGCTCCAGGCCCTGATAGCAGAGAAGAAGATGCAGCTGGAGAG GTATCGCATTGAGTACGAAGCTCTCTCCAAAGTGGAGGCTGAGCAGAATGAGTTTATCGAACAGTTCATTCTGCAGAAATAA
- the LOC123992487 gene encoding intraflagellar transport protein 20 homolog isoform X1, whose amino-acid sequence MWKLLQDCWKSIPAPPPSITQLLETGLVAMAKDPLGEAGLHFDELNKLRVLEPEVDQKTRELKEECDDFVDKIGQFQKIVGGLIELVDELAKEAEMEKMKAIGARNLLKSVAKQREAQQQQLQALIAEKKMQLERYRIEYEALSKVEAEQNEFIEQFILQK is encoded by the exons atgtggaaactcctccaagactgttggaaaagcattccag cccCCCCCCCATCTATAACCCAGCTCTTGGAGACAGGCCTTGTGGCCATGGCGAAAGACCCGTTGGGTGAAGCTGGTCTTCATTTTGATGAACTCAACAAGCTGCGGGTGCTGGAACCAGAGGTGGACCAGAAGACCAGGGAGCTCAAAGAGGAGTGTGACGACTTTGTTGACA AAATCGGCCAGTTTCAGAAGATAGTGGGTGGTCTCATCGAGCTGGTGGATGAATTGGCTAAAGAGGCAGAGATGGAAAAGATGAAG GCTATTGGAGCCAGGAACCTGTTGAAGTCTGTGGCCAAGCAGAGGGAGGCCCAGCAACAGCAGCTCCAGGCCCTGATAGCAGAGAAGAAGATGCAGCTGGAGAG GTATCGCATTGAGTACGAAGCTCTCTCCAAAGTGGAGGCTGAGCAGAATGAGTTTATCGAACAGTTCATTCTGCAGAAATAA
- the tmem97 gene encoding sigma intracellular receptor 2 — protein sequence MGILRILEIIFVFYFASHIPITLFIDLQALLPAQMYPQQLKDVLRWYGAEFRDPMMLDPPTWFKSFIFCEALVQTPFFPIAAYAFLKGGCKWIRTPAIVYSTHVVTTLVPILAHILYYPFPTEPHPGPQTQKERYTLAAIYAPYLLIPLMLLFTMLFSSAYNTNTQGGKGSAKAKKIK from the exons ATGGGTATTCTTCGTATATTAGAAATTATATTTGTCTTTTATTTTGCTTCTCACATTCCTATTACATTATTCATTGATCTTCAAGCGTTGCTTCCTGCGCAGATGTATCCGCAACAG ctGAAAGATGTTTTGAGATGGTATGGGGCTGAGTTCAGAGACCCCATGATGCTGGATCCCCCCACCTGGTTCAAGTCCTTCATCTTCTGCGAAGCTCTGGTTCAAACACCCTTTTTCCCCATAGCTGCATACGCCTTCCTGAAAG GAGGCTGCAAGTGGATCAGGACTCCAGCCATTGTGTATTCCACCCACGTAGTCaccaccctggtccccatcctAGCCCACATCCTCTACTACCCTTTCCCCACAGAGCCCCACCCTGGCCCCCAGACCCAGAAGGAGCGTTACACCCTGGCAGCCATCTACGCTCCGTACCTCCTGATTCCTCTGATGCTGCTGTTCACAATGCTCTTCAGCTCAGCTTACAACACCAACACTCAGGGAGGGAAGGGCTCAGCTAAGGCCAAGAAGATCAAATAA